The following coding sequences are from one Sander lucioperca isolate FBNREF2018 chromosome 2, SLUC_FBN_1.2, whole genome shotgun sequence window:
- the plcxd3 gene encoding PI-PLC X domain-containing protein 3, whose product MASSHGRSDMRFADWMASLPQSMHSTPLTNLAIPGSHDSFSFYIDEASPVGPEQPETVQNFVSVFGTVAKKLMRKWLATQTMNFTSQLEAGIRFFDLRISTKPRDPDNELFFAHGLFSATVREGLEQISSFLSAHAREVVFLDFNHFYGVQNLHHEKLVAMLKEVFGDKLCPVVFAQEVSLQYLWEKEYQVLVFYHHPMALEVPFLWPGQMMPSPWANTTDPEKLVQFLQASVTDRRRKGTFFVSQVVLTPKASTVMKGVASGLRETITERALPGMMQWIRSQRPGESGINIITADFVELGEFISAVITLNYHMDDDEDDAT is encoded by the exons ATGGCTTCGTCTCACGGGAGAAGCGACATGCGGTTTGCAGATTGGATGGCAAGTTTACCACAGAGCATGCACAGTACTCCGCTCACCAACCTGGCTATCCCCG GTTCCCATGATTCCTTCAGTTTTTACATCGATGAGGCGTCTCCAGTTGGCCCCGAGCAGCCGGAAACGGTGCAGaactttgtttctgtttttgggACGGTGGCTAAGAAACTAATGAGGAAGTGGTTAGCTACACAGACTATGAACTTCACCAGCCAACTGGAGGCTGGGATCCGCTTCTTCGACCTGCGCATCTCCACCAAGCCCCGTGACCCCGACAACGAATTGTTCTTCGCCCACGGGCTCTTCAGTGCCACG gTCAGAGAAGGTCTTGAGCAGATCAGCAGTTTCCTGTCAGCTCATGCAAGAGAGGTTGTGTTCCTGGACTTCAACCACTTCTACGGTGTGCAGAACCTGCACCATGAAAAACTGGTGGCCATGTTAAAAGAGGTGTTTGGAGACAAACTCTGCCCAGTCGTCTTCGCTCAGGAG GTGTCTCTGCAGTATCTCTGGGAGAAGGAGTACCAGGTGCTTGTCTTCTACCACCACCCCATGGCCCTTGAGGTGCCCTTCCTGTGGCCAGGGCAGATGATGCCCTCTCCCTGGGCCAACACCACCGACCCAGAGAAGCTGGTTCAGTTTCTCCAGGCGTCTGTCACTGACCGCAG GAGAAAGGGGACCTTCTTTGTCTCCCAGGTGGTTCTAACACCGAAGGCCAGCACTGTGATGAAGGGCGTGGCTAGCGGACTGAGAGAGACAATCACTGAAAG GGCCTTACCAGGCATGATGCAGTGGATCAGATCACAGAGACCCGGGGAAAGCGGCATCAACATTATCACAGCTGACTTTGTGGAGCTCGGGGAATTCATCAGTGCCGTCATCACCCTCAACTATCACATGGACGATGATGAAGATGACGCCACCTGA